One Phocoena phocoena chromosome 5, mPhoPho1.1, whole genome shotgun sequence genomic region harbors:
- the TMEM175 gene encoding endosomal/lysosomal proton channel TMEM175 isoform X2: MSGPRTPEPALGGQGASSTGSQDEDTADGIQSSHRMLSFSDALLSIIATVMILPVTHTEISPEQFDKSVQKLLATRIAVYLMTFLIVTVAWAAHTRLFQVVGKIDDTLALLNLACMMSITFLPFTFSLMVAFPEVPLGILLFCVCVMAVGAVQALIVVYAFHRPHLLSPQIERSAHRALYRQHILGIVLRGPALCLAAAGFSLFFYPVAYLLMATVIFLPYVSKVAGWCRARLVGPREPPAHSLEIFTFDLHEPLSKERVEAFSDGVYAIVATLLILDICEDNVPDSEDVKVKFHGSLVAALSASGPHFLAYFGSFATVGLLWFAHHSLFLHIRKATQPMGLLNTLSLAFVGGLPLAYQQTSAFARRPHDELESVRVSCAIIFFASIFQFAIWTTALLQEGETLQPSVRFGGREHAFMFAKLVLYPGASLLAFACTCVLGSFSTAIFHAMQIAVPFTFLLLRLLVRLALASLRGLRGLRGPARPTHTRPVPGATDDAQSPLLPAPC, from the exons ATGTCTGGGCCCCGGACCCCAGAGCCGGCCCTAGGTGGGCAGGGAGCCTCCTCCACGGGCTCACAGGACGAGGACACGGCTGACGGGATCCAGAGTTCGCATCGCATGCTCAGCTTCAGCGACGCGCTTCTGTCCATCATTGCCACCGTAATG ATCCTGCCTGTGACCCACACGGAGATCTCCCCGGAACAG TTTGACAAGAGTGTCCAGAAACTTCTAGCGACGAGGATCGCTGTGTACCTGATGACCTTCCTCATCGTGACTGTGGCCTGGGCGGCACACACGAG ATTGTTCCAGGTTGTTGGGAAGATAGACGATACGCTTGCCCTGCTTAACCTG GCCTGCATGATGAGCATCACCTTCCTGCCGTTCACA TTTTCCCTGATGGTGGCCTTCCCCGAGGTGCCTTTGGGCATCctcctgttttgtgtgtgtgtgatggccGTCGGGGCCGTGCAG GCGCTGATCGTGGTCTACGCCTTCCACCGCCCACACCTGCTGAGTCCCCAGATCGAGCGCTCGGCCCACCGGGCCCTCTACCGGCAGCACATCCTGGGCATCGTTCTCCGGGGCCCGGCGCTGTGCTTGGCTGCGGCCggcttctccctcttcttctacCCAGTG GCGTACCTGCTGATGGCGACAGTCATCTTCCTGCCCTACGTCAGCAAGGTCGCCGGCTGGTGCAGAGCCAGGCTTGTGG gccccagggagCCCCCGGCTCACAGCCTAGAGATCTTCACCTTTGATCTGCACGAGCCGCTCAGCAAGGAACGGGTGGAGGCCTTCAGCGACGGGGTCTACGCCATTGTGGCCACGCTGCTCATCCTGGACATCTG TGAGGACAACGTCCCAGACTCCGAGGACGTGAAGGTGAAGTTCCACGGCAGCCTAGTGGCGGCGCTGAGCGCGTCCGGGCCGCACTTCCTGGCCTACTTCGGCTCCTTCGCCACGGTGGGCCTGCTCTGGTTCGCCCACCACTCGCTCTTCCTGCACATCCGCAAGGCCACGCAGCCCATGGGCCTGCTCAACACGCTCTCGCTGGCCTTCGTGGGCGGGCTGCCCCTGGCCTACCAGCAGACGTCGGCCTTCGCGAGGCGGCCCCACGACGAGCTGGAGAGCGTGCGAGTCAGCTGCGCCATCATTTTCTTCGCCAGCATCTTCCAGTTCGCCATCTGGACCACGGCGCTGCTGCAGGAGGGGGAGACGCTGCAGCCCTCGGTGCGGTTCGGGGGCCGGGAGCACGCGTTCATGTTCGCCAAGCTCGTGCTCTACCCCGGTGCCAGCCTGCTGGCCTTCGCCTGCACCTGCGTGCTCGGCAGCTTCAGCACGGCCATCTTCCACGCCATGCAGATCGCCGTGCCCTTCACCTTCCTCCTGTTGCGGCTTCTGGTGCGCCTGGCGCTGGCCAGCCTGCGGGGCCTGCGGGGCCTGCGGGGCCCAGCCCGGCCCACACACACCCGGCCGGTGCCTGGAGCCACGGACGACGCGCAGTCCCCGCTCCTCCCCGCTCCCTGCTAG
- the TMEM175 gene encoding endosomal/lysosomal proton channel TMEM175 isoform X1, protein MSGPRTPEPALGGQGASSTGSQDEDTADGIQSSHRMLSFSDALLSIIATVMILPVTHTEISPEQEFDKSVQKLLATRIAVYLMTFLIVTVAWAAHTRLFQVVGKIDDTLALLNLACMMSITFLPFTFSLMVAFPEVPLGILLFCVCVMAVGAVQALIVVYAFHRPHLLSPQIERSAHRALYRQHILGIVLRGPALCLAAAGFSLFFYPVAYLLMATVIFLPYVSKVAGWCRARLVGPREPPAHSLEIFTFDLHEPLSKERVEAFSDGVYAIVATLLILDICEDNVPDSEDVKVKFHGSLVAALSASGPHFLAYFGSFATVGLLWFAHHSLFLHIRKATQPMGLLNTLSLAFVGGLPLAYQQTSAFARRPHDELESVRVSCAIIFFASIFQFAIWTTALLQEGETLQPSVRFGGREHAFMFAKLVLYPGASLLAFACTCVLGSFSTAIFHAMQIAVPFTFLLLRLLVRLALASLRGLRGLRGPARPTHTRPVPGATDDAQSPLLPAPC, encoded by the exons ATGTCTGGGCCCCGGACCCCAGAGCCGGCCCTAGGTGGGCAGGGAGCCTCCTCCACGGGCTCACAGGACGAGGACACGGCTGACGGGATCCAGAGTTCGCATCGCATGCTCAGCTTCAGCGACGCGCTTCTGTCCATCATTGCCACCGTAATG ATCCTGCCTGTGACCCACACGGAGATCTCCCCGGAACAG GAGTTTGACAAGAGTGTCCAGAAACTTCTAGCGACGAGGATCGCTGTGTACCTGATGACCTTCCTCATCGTGACTGTGGCCTGGGCGGCACACACGAG ATTGTTCCAGGTTGTTGGGAAGATAGACGATACGCTTGCCCTGCTTAACCTG GCCTGCATGATGAGCATCACCTTCCTGCCGTTCACA TTTTCCCTGATGGTGGCCTTCCCCGAGGTGCCTTTGGGCATCctcctgttttgtgtgtgtgtgatggccGTCGGGGCCGTGCAG GCGCTGATCGTGGTCTACGCCTTCCACCGCCCACACCTGCTGAGTCCCCAGATCGAGCGCTCGGCCCACCGGGCCCTCTACCGGCAGCACATCCTGGGCATCGTTCTCCGGGGCCCGGCGCTGTGCTTGGCTGCGGCCggcttctccctcttcttctacCCAGTG GCGTACCTGCTGATGGCGACAGTCATCTTCCTGCCCTACGTCAGCAAGGTCGCCGGCTGGTGCAGAGCCAGGCTTGTGG gccccagggagCCCCCGGCTCACAGCCTAGAGATCTTCACCTTTGATCTGCACGAGCCGCTCAGCAAGGAACGGGTGGAGGCCTTCAGCGACGGGGTCTACGCCATTGTGGCCACGCTGCTCATCCTGGACATCTG TGAGGACAACGTCCCAGACTCCGAGGACGTGAAGGTGAAGTTCCACGGCAGCCTAGTGGCGGCGCTGAGCGCGTCCGGGCCGCACTTCCTGGCCTACTTCGGCTCCTTCGCCACGGTGGGCCTGCTCTGGTTCGCCCACCACTCGCTCTTCCTGCACATCCGCAAGGCCACGCAGCCCATGGGCCTGCTCAACACGCTCTCGCTGGCCTTCGTGGGCGGGCTGCCCCTGGCCTACCAGCAGACGTCGGCCTTCGCGAGGCGGCCCCACGACGAGCTGGAGAGCGTGCGAGTCAGCTGCGCCATCATTTTCTTCGCCAGCATCTTCCAGTTCGCCATCTGGACCACGGCGCTGCTGCAGGAGGGGGAGACGCTGCAGCCCTCGGTGCGGTTCGGGGGCCGGGAGCACGCGTTCATGTTCGCCAAGCTCGTGCTCTACCCCGGTGCCAGCCTGCTGGCCTTCGCCTGCACCTGCGTGCTCGGCAGCTTCAGCACGGCCATCTTCCACGCCATGCAGATCGCCGTGCCCTTCACCTTCCTCCTGTTGCGGCTTCTGGTGCGCCTGGCGCTGGCCAGCCTGCGGGGCCTGCGGGGCCTGCGGGGCCCAGCCCGGCCCACACACACCCGGCCGGTGCCTGGAGCCACGGACGACGCGCAGTCCCCGCTCCTCCCCGCTCCCTGCTAG
- the TMEM175 gene encoding endosomal/lysosomal proton channel TMEM175 isoform X3, whose protein sequence is MSGPRTPEPALGGQGASSTGSQDEDTADGIQSSHRMLSFSDALLSIIATVMEFDKSVQKLLATRIAVYLMTFLIVTVAWAAHTRLFQVVGKIDDTLALLNLFSLMVAFPEVPLGILLFCVCVMAVGAVQALIVVYAFHRPHLLSPQIERSAHRALYRQHILGIVLRGPALCLAAAGFSLFFYPVAYLLMATVIFLPYVSKVAGWCRARLVGPREPPAHSLEIFTFDLHEPLSKERVEAFSDGVYAIVATLLILDICEDNVPDSEDVKVKFHGSLVAALSASGPHFLAYFGSFATVGLLWFAHHSLFLHIRKATQPMGLLNTLSLAFVGGLPLAYQQTSAFARRPHDELESVRVSCAIIFFASIFQFAIWTTALLQEGETLQPSVRFGGREHAFMFAKLVLYPGASLLAFACTCVLGSFSTAIFHAMQIAVPFTFLLLRLLVRLALASLRGLRGLRGPARPTHTRPVPGATDDAQSPLLPAPC, encoded by the exons ATGTCTGGGCCCCGGACCCCAGAGCCGGCCCTAGGTGGGCAGGGAGCCTCCTCCACGGGCTCACAGGACGAGGACACGGCTGACGGGATCCAGAGTTCGCATCGCATGCTCAGCTTCAGCGACGCGCTTCTGTCCATCATTGCCACCGTAATG GAGTTTGACAAGAGTGTCCAGAAACTTCTAGCGACGAGGATCGCTGTGTACCTGATGACCTTCCTCATCGTGACTGTGGCCTGGGCGGCACACACGAG ATTGTTCCAGGTTGTTGGGAAGATAGACGATACGCTTGCCCTGCTTAACCTG TTTTCCCTGATGGTGGCCTTCCCCGAGGTGCCTTTGGGCATCctcctgttttgtgtgtgtgtgatggccGTCGGGGCCGTGCAG GCGCTGATCGTGGTCTACGCCTTCCACCGCCCACACCTGCTGAGTCCCCAGATCGAGCGCTCGGCCCACCGGGCCCTCTACCGGCAGCACATCCTGGGCATCGTTCTCCGGGGCCCGGCGCTGTGCTTGGCTGCGGCCggcttctccctcttcttctacCCAGTG GCGTACCTGCTGATGGCGACAGTCATCTTCCTGCCCTACGTCAGCAAGGTCGCCGGCTGGTGCAGAGCCAGGCTTGTGG gccccagggagCCCCCGGCTCACAGCCTAGAGATCTTCACCTTTGATCTGCACGAGCCGCTCAGCAAGGAACGGGTGGAGGCCTTCAGCGACGGGGTCTACGCCATTGTGGCCACGCTGCTCATCCTGGACATCTG TGAGGACAACGTCCCAGACTCCGAGGACGTGAAGGTGAAGTTCCACGGCAGCCTAGTGGCGGCGCTGAGCGCGTCCGGGCCGCACTTCCTGGCCTACTTCGGCTCCTTCGCCACGGTGGGCCTGCTCTGGTTCGCCCACCACTCGCTCTTCCTGCACATCCGCAAGGCCACGCAGCCCATGGGCCTGCTCAACACGCTCTCGCTGGCCTTCGTGGGCGGGCTGCCCCTGGCCTACCAGCAGACGTCGGCCTTCGCGAGGCGGCCCCACGACGAGCTGGAGAGCGTGCGAGTCAGCTGCGCCATCATTTTCTTCGCCAGCATCTTCCAGTTCGCCATCTGGACCACGGCGCTGCTGCAGGAGGGGGAGACGCTGCAGCCCTCGGTGCGGTTCGGGGGCCGGGAGCACGCGTTCATGTTCGCCAAGCTCGTGCTCTACCCCGGTGCCAGCCTGCTGGCCTTCGCCTGCACCTGCGTGCTCGGCAGCTTCAGCACGGCCATCTTCCACGCCATGCAGATCGCCGTGCCCTTCACCTTCCTCCTGTTGCGGCTTCTGGTGCGCCTGGCGCTGGCCAGCCTGCGGGGCCTGCGGGGCCTGCGGGGCCCAGCCCGGCCCACACACACCCGGCCGGTGCCTGGAGCCACGGACGACGCGCAGTCCCCGCTCCTCCCCGCTCCCTGCTAG
- the DGKQ gene encoding diacylglycerol kinase theta yields the protein MAAAAEPGARAWLGGGSPRQGNPTSSPELGAGSRSPSGPGSGPGSGPGSGPERAGARPLSPAAPGHSFRKVTLTKPTFCHLCSDFIWGLAGILCDVCNFMSHEKCLKHVKIPCASVAPSLVRVPVAHCFGPRGLYKRRFCAVCRKGLEAPGVRCEVCELHVHPDCVPFACSDCRQCHQDGHRDHDTHLHHWREGNLPSGARCEVCRKTCCSSDVLAGVRCEWCGVQAHSVCSAALAPECTFGRLRTMVLPPACVRLLSRNFSKMHCFRISESTAPEPGEGEDSVDGSAPAGPGREVMALESSKQTLKIFDGNDAVQRNHFRAITVPRLAKSQEVLEVALRAYYITEDPQGFQLQALPAPALAGNTGASGKAWSGGTTEEESSRGPGARDAPSITRVPEAWIIRALPRTQEVLKIYPAWLKVGVAYVSLRVTPQSTARTVVLEVLPLLGRQAEGLKSFQLVEVLMGSRQVQRTVLADEEPLLDRLREIRQTSLRQMSQTRFYVAESRVVAPRVSLFVGGLPPGRSPQEYSSLLDEAVASKAGLVSVSHVYSAQGAVVLDVACFAEAERLYMLVRDTAVHGRPLTALVLPDVLHLKLPPHCRPLLVFVNPRSGGLKGRDLLCSFRKLLNPHQVFELTNGGPLPGFHVFSQVPCFRVLVCGGDGTVGWVLAALEEMRHRLACPEPAVAILPLGTGNDLGRVLRWGPGYSGEDPFSVLVSVDEADAVLVDRWTILLDAHEASSGENSVADAEPPKIVHMSNYCGIGIDAELSLDFHQAREEEPGKFTSRFHNKGVYVRAGLQKMNRSRGLHRALRLQAGRQEVQLPSIEGLIFINIPSWGSGADLWGSESDSRFEKPRMDDGLLEVVGVTGVVHMGQVQGGLRSGIRIAQGSYFRVTLLKAAPVQVDGEPWVQAPGHMIISAAGPKVHMLRKAKQKPRKAVTPKDVRADGAPAPEGDSK from the exons ATGGCGGCGGCGGCCGAGCCCGGGGCCCGCGCCTGGCTTGGCGGCGGCTCCCCGCGCCAGGGCAACCCGACCTCCAGCCCGGAGCTGGGCGCCGGAAGCCGCTCGCCGTCGGGGCCGGGGTCGGGGCCGGGGTCCGGGCCGGGGTCGGGGCCGGAGCGGGCGGGCGCTAGGCCCCTGAGCCCCGCCGCGCCGGGTCACAGCTTCAGGAAGGTGACGCTCACCAAGCCCACCTTCTGCCACCTCTGCTCCGATTTCATCTGGGGGCTGGCCGGCATCCTGTGTGACG TCTGCAACTTCATGTCCCACGAGAAGTGCCTGAAGCACGTGAAGATCCCGTGTGCGAGTGTGGCACCCAGCCTGGTCCGC GTCCCCGTGGCCCACTGCTTCGGCCCCCGGGGGCTCTACAAGCGCAGGTTCTGCGCCGTGTGCCGAAAGGGCCTGGAGGCGCCCGGGGTTCGCTGCGAAG TGTGTGAGCTGCATGTTCACCCCGACTGTGTGCCCTTCGCCTGCAGCGACTGCCGCCAGTGCCACCAGGACGGGCACCGGGACCAC GACACGCACCTCCACCACTGGCGCGAGGGAAACCTGCCCTCGGGCGCGCGCTGCGAGGTCTGCCGGAAGACTTGCTGCTCGTCCGACGTGCTGGCCGGCGTGCGCTGCGAGTGGTGCGGCGTACAG GCCCACTCGGTCTGCTCCGCGGCTCTCGCCCCCGAGTGTACTTTCGGGCGCCTGCGCACCATGGTCCTGCCGCCGGCGTGCGTGCGCCTGCTGTCCCGCAACTTCAGCAAGATGCACTGCTTTCGGATTTCCGAGAGCACGGCCCCTGAGCCCG GGGAGGGAGAAGACAGCGTGGACGGAAGCGCCCCCGCCGGCCCAGGGAGAGAGGTGATGGCACTAGAGTCCA GCAAGCAGACTCTGAAGATCTTTGACGGCAACGACGCAGTGCAGCGAAACCACTTTCGTGCCATCACCGTCCCCCGCCTGGCCAAGAGTCAGGAGGTGCTG GAGGTGGCGCTGCGGGCCTACTACATCACGGAGGACCCTCAGGGCTTCCAGCTGCAGGCGCTCCCTGCACCCGCTCTGGCTGGCAACACCGGGGCCTCAGGAAAGGCCTGGAGCGGTGGGACCACTGAGGAGGAGAGCAGTAGAGGCCCAGGGGCCCGAGACGCTCCCAGCATCACTCGCGTTCCCGAGGCCTGGATCATTCGCGCTCTGCCCCGCACCCAGGAGGTCCTGAAGATCTACCCCGCCTGGCTCAA GGTGGGTGTGGCCTACGTGTCCCTGCGTGTGACCCCGCAGAGCACTGCCCGGACTGTGGTGCTGGAGGTCCTCCCGCTGCTCGGACGCCAG GCCGAGGGGCTGAAGAGCTTCCAGCTGGTGGAGGTACTCATGGGCAGCAGGCAAG TCCAGCGCACGGTGCTGGCGGACGAGGAGCCCTTGCTCGACCGGCTTCGTGAGATCCGGCAG ACGTCCCTGCGGCAGATGAGCCAGACGCGGTTCTATGTGGCTGAGAGCAGAGTGGTGGCCCCACGCGTCTCTCTGTTCGTGGGTGGCCTGCCCCCTGGCCGGTCCCCCCAGGAGTATAGCAGTCTGCTGGACGAGGCTGTGGCCAGCAAAG CTGGCCTGGTGTCCGTGAGCCACGTCTACTCCGCACAAG GTGCCGTGGTGCTGGACGTGGCCTGCTTTGCGGAGGCCGAGCGGCTGTACATGCTGGTCAGGGACACGGCTGTGCACGGCCGGCCGCTGACTGCCCTGGTGCTCCCGGATGTGCTG CACCTGAAGCTGCCCCCACACTGCCGCCCCCTGCTGGTGTTTGTGAACCCCAGAAGCGGAGGCCTCAAGGGCCGCGACCTGCTCTGCAGTTTCCGGAAGCTGCTCAACCCCCACCAGGTCTTTGAGCTGACCAACGGGGGGCCGCTGCCCGG GTTCCACGTGTTCTCCCAGGTGCCCTGCTTCCGGGTGCTGGTGTGTGGCGGGGACGGCACCGTGGGCTGGGTGCTTGCCGCCCTGGAGGAGATGCGGCACCGCCTGGCTTGCCCAGAGCCTGCCGTGGCCATCCTGCCCCTGGGCACAG GGAATGACCTTGGCCGGGTCCTCCGCTGGGGACCGGGCTACAGCGGAGAGGACCCGTTCTCCGTGCTGGTGTCGGTGGACGAGGCAGACGCCGTGCTCGTGGACCGCTGGACCATCCTGCTGGACGCTCATGAGGCCAGCAGTGGGGAGAACAGCGTGGCAGACGCAGAGCCCCCCAAG ATCGTGCACATGAGTAACTACTGTGGGATTGGCATCGACGCAGAGCTAAGCCTGGACTTCCACCAGGCACGAGAGGAAGAGCCCGGCAAGTTCACGAGCAG GTTCCACAACAAGGGCGTGTACGTGCGGGCTGGGCTGCAGAAGATGAACCGCTCCCGCGGCCTGCACAGGGCCCTGCGGCTGCAGGCGGGGCGGCAGGAGGTGCAGCTGCCCAGCATCGAGGGGCTCATCTTCATCAACATCCCCAG CTGGGGCTCGGGGGCCGACCTGTGGGGCTCCGAAAGTGACTCGAGATTCGAGAAGCCACGCATGGACGACGGGCTGCTGGAGGTGGTGGGGGTGACGGGCGTCGTGCACATG gGTCAGGTCCAGGGTGGGCTGCGCTCTGGCATCCGCATCGCCCAGGGGTCCTACTTCCGTGTCACCCTCCTCAAGGCCGCACCTGTGCAGGTGGACGGCGAGCCCTGGGTCCAGGCTCCCGGGCACATGATCATCTCGGCCGCAGGCCCGAAG GTCCACATGCTCAGGAAGGCCAAGCAGAAGCCCAGGAAGGCGGTGACCCCCAAGGATGTGCGAGCAGATGGGGCGCCTGCCCCTGAGGGGGACTCCAAGTAG